One genomic region from Prunus persica cultivar Lovell chromosome G3, Prunus_persica_NCBIv2, whole genome shotgun sequence encodes:
- the LOC18781975 gene encoding U3 small nucleolar ribonucleoprotein protein IMP3, translated as MRKLKFHEKKLLKKVNFLDWKREGGHREAQVLQRYHVTGRDDYKKYSGLCRMVQKLVNILKQMNPNDPFRIEMTDMLLEKLYNIGVIPSRQSLALCDHLSVSSFCRRRLSTVVVRLKFAEHLKEAVTYIEQGHLRVGPETVTDPAFLVTRNMEDFVTWVDSSKIRRKVLEYNDKLDDYDAMN; from the exons ATGAGGAAGCTGAAGTTTCACGAGAAGAAGCTGTTGAAGAAAGTGAACTTCTTGGattggaagagagaaggaGGTCACAGAGAAGCCCAGGTTCTGCAACGTTACCATGTCACCGGTCGTGACGATTATAAAAA aTATTCGGGTTTATGCCGGATGGTGCAGAAGCTGGTGAACATATTGAAGCAGATGAACCCAAACGACCCTTTTCGGATTGAAATGACCGATATGCTATTGGAAAAGCT GTACAATATCGGTGTGATACCATCCAGACAAAGCTTGGCATTGTGTGATCATTTATCCGTGTCATCCTTTTGCAG ACGTAGGCTTTCAACTGTGGTGGTCCGATTGAAGTTTGCTGAGCACCTGAAGGAGGCTGTCACATACATTGAGCAAGGGCACCTCCGAGTTGGTCCAGAGACTGTTACTGACCCAGCATTCCTAGTGACAAGGAATATGGAAGACTTCGTTACATGGGTGGATTCATCAAAGATTAGGAGAAAGGTTCTGGAGTACAATGACAAGTTGGACGATTATGATGCAATGAACTGA
- the LOC18781723 gene encoding transcription factor BIM2 isoform X1, producing the protein MAKASKGHHDEFEDDDEESHGGNLAVKVEGQGREKNRSKHSETEQRRRSKINERFQMLRDLIPKNDQKRDKASFLLEVIEYIQFLQEKVNLYEGYQGWSPEPTKLMPWKNHNRPGENFVDQSQVMNNGSGHENNAVVSPAMLPNTQNSVESDLGSGVVYKALDHIPGLATRSVPNVQQQNIFDPIGSVGLPTQPLQESISDAENMTSNPPYQLWQGITSTTASDDKLKKQDENSGSGSISSAYSQGVLNNLTQALQSSGVDLSQASISVQINVGSRVDSGLTSMASSSKAQLNQSLNNQMTQTQVSSCDEDFEPAHKRFRTGES; encoded by the exons ATGGCGAAAGCTTCCAAGGGCCACCACGATGAATTTGAAGACGATGATGAAGAGTCTCATGGag GGAATTTGGCAGTGAAGGTAGAAGGGCAAGGCAGGGAAAAGAACCGGTCCAAGCATTCCGAGACTGAGCAGCGTAGGAGGAGCAAGATTAATGAGAG ATTTCAGATGTTGAGAGATCTCATACCCAAAAATGATCAGAAAAGGGATAAGGCCTCATTCTTGTTGGAG GTTATAGAGTATATACAATTTTTACAGGAGAAGGTAAATTTGTATGAGGGATACCAAGGATGGAGTCCAGAGCCCACAAAATTGATGCCATGG AAAAATCATAATAGGCCTGGAGAAAATTTTGTAGATCAGTCTCAAGTTATGAACAATGGTTCTGGTCATGAGAATAATGCAGTTGTCTCTCCAGCAATGCTCCCCAACACCCAGAACTCAGTGGAATCTGACTTGGGCTCTGGCGTTGTTTACAAAGCATTGGATCACATACCTGGGTTAGCTACTCGATCAGTTCCTAATGTGCAACAACAAAACATCTTTGACCCAATTGGGAGTGTTGGACTACCCACACAACCTCTGCAGGAATCTATTTCTGATGCTGAGAACATGACTTCCAATCCTCCATACCAATTGTGGCAGGGTATAACATCTACAACTGCTTCAGACGATAAACTGAAGAAACAGGATGAAAATAGTGGATCTGGTAGCATCTCAAGTGCCTACTCTCAAGG GGTTTTGAACAATCTGACACAGGCACTGCAATCTTCTGGTGTGGATTTGTCCCAGGCCAGCATCTCGGTTCAAATTAATGTCGGGAGTCGAGTAGACAGTGGACTGACATCCATGGCATCTAGTTCAAAG GCACAATTGAACCAATCCTTGAACAATCAAATGACACAGACCCAAGTAAGCAGTTGTGATGAGGACTTTGAACCGGCTCATAAGCGGTTCAGAACAGGAGAAAGCTAG
- the LOC18782375 gene encoding uncharacterized protein At1g04910 produces the protein MCKAEDFEKCDYRSEGKMGFKFLGRVKKLKSSILKTNAWLLIIRAIVTALVWASAVQLVGVWLLRGPSLFKVCPPCTQLELPAHAELVKLPIPIALPPKRVYKNNGYLMVSCNGGLNQMRAAICDMVAIARYLNVTLIVPELDKNSFWAASEFQDIFDVDHFIASLRDEVRILKELPPRVRKRAVYSLPPISWSNISYYFHQILPLVQKYKVVHLNKTDARLANNGLPLEVQKLRCRVNFHALRFTSQIEEIGRKLLRILREKGPFLALHLRYEMDMLAFSGCSHGCNNDEEEELTRMRYANPLWKIKDINSEMKRLEGLCPLTPEETALVLVALGIDHNVQIYIAAGEIYGGNRRMESLKSAFPNLVRKETLLEPSDLRLFPNHSSQRAALDYLVSLESDIFIPTYDGNMAKVVEGHRRFLGFKKTVLLDRRLLIGLIEQFSSGSLSWDEFSSIVKEAHADRMGRPKKRVSIADKPKEEDYFYSNPHECLQLLDEPLRST, from the exons atgtgCAAAGCAGAGGACTTTGAGAAGTGTGATTATAGATCAGAGGGGAAGATGGGATTTAAGTTCTTGGGTAGagttaaaaaattgaagagttCGATATTGAAGACGAACGCATGGTTGTTGATCATTCGGGCGATTGTTACAGCTTTGGTGTGGGCTTCTGCAGTTCAGCTGGTTGGAGTATGGTTGTTAAGGGGGCCAAGTTTGTTCAAGGTTTGTCCTCCCTGCACTCAATTAGAGTTGCCTGCGCATGCTGAATTGGTTAAGCTTCCAATCCCAATTGCTCTCCCACCAAAAA gGGTTTACAAGAATAATGGTTATCTCATGGTTTCTTGCAATGGAGGACTGAATCAAATGCGAGCCGCC ATCTGTGATATGGTTGCAATTGCCAGATACTTAAATGTGACTCTTATTGTTCCAGAGCTGGATAAAAACTCTTTTTGGGCGGCAAG TGAGTTTCAAGACATCTTTGATGTTGATCATTTCATTGCATCCTTGAGAGATGAGGTTCGGATATTAAAGGAACTGCCGCCAAGGGTCAGGAAAAGAGCTGTATACTCGTTGCCACCTATTAGTTGGTCCAACATTTCCTACTACTTTCATCAG ATCCTACCTCTGGTGCAGAAGTATAAAGTAGTACATTTGAATAAAACCGATGCTCGGTTAGCTAATAATGGGCTCCCTCTTGAGGTTCAGAAGTTGCGCTGCCGAGTTAATTTCCATGCTCTGAGATTCACTTCCCAGATAGAGGAAATTGGCAGAAAGCTTCTCAgaattttgagagaaaaaggcCCTTTTCTGGCCCTTCATCTCAGATATGAAATGGATATGTTGGCATTCTCTGGCTGTAGTCATGGTTGCAACaatgatgaggaagaagaactcACAAGAATGAG ATATGCTAACCCCTTGTGGAAGATAAAAGACATAAATTCTGAAATGAAAAGGCTAGAAGGTTTGTGCCCGCTAACACCAGAGGAAACTGCTCTAGTTTTGGTTGCACTTGGTATTGACCACAATGTCCAAATTTATATTGCTGCTGGAGAAATATATGGTGGAAACAGAAGGATGGAAAGTTTGAAATCTGCTTTTCCTAACTTG GTCAGAAAAGAGACTCTGCTGGAGCCTTCGGACTTGAGGCTTTTCCCAAACCACTCTTCTCAAAGGGCAGCATTGGACTATCTTGTCTCCCTAGAGAGTGATATATTTATTCCTACATACGATGGAAATATGGCTAAAGTTGTTGAAGGCCATCGGAG ATTCTTAGGTTTCAAAAAGACTGTTTTATTGGACAGAAGACTTCTGATTGGTTTAATAGAACAATTCAGTAGTGGATCATTGAGCTGGGATGAGTTCTCTTCTATTGTAAAGGAAGCTCATGCTGATCGGATGGGGAGGCCGAAGAAACGAGTTTCTATTGCAGATAAACCAAAGGAAGAAGATTATTTCTACTCAAATCCGCATGAATGTTTACAACTGTTAGATGAGCCATTGAGAAGCACATGA
- the LOC18781723 gene encoding transcription factor BIM2 isoform X2 codes for MAKASKGHHDEFEDDDEESHGVKVEGQGREKNRSKHSETEQRRRSKINERFQMLRDLIPKNDQKRDKASFLLEVIEYIQFLQEKVNLYEGYQGWSPEPTKLMPWKNHNRPGENFVDQSQVMNNGSGHENNAVVSPAMLPNTQNSVESDLGSGVVYKALDHIPGLATRSVPNVQQQNIFDPIGSVGLPTQPLQESISDAENMTSNPPYQLWQGITSTTASDDKLKKQDENSGSGSISSAYSQGVLNNLTQALQSSGVDLSQASISVQINVGSRVDSGLTSMASSSKAQLNQSLNNQMTQTQVSSCDEDFEPAHKRFRTGES; via the exons ATGGCGAAAGCTTCCAAGGGCCACCACGATGAATTTGAAGACGATGATGAAGAGTCTCATGGag TGAAGGTAGAAGGGCAAGGCAGGGAAAAGAACCGGTCCAAGCATTCCGAGACTGAGCAGCGTAGGAGGAGCAAGATTAATGAGAG ATTTCAGATGTTGAGAGATCTCATACCCAAAAATGATCAGAAAAGGGATAAGGCCTCATTCTTGTTGGAG GTTATAGAGTATATACAATTTTTACAGGAGAAGGTAAATTTGTATGAGGGATACCAAGGATGGAGTCCAGAGCCCACAAAATTGATGCCATGG AAAAATCATAATAGGCCTGGAGAAAATTTTGTAGATCAGTCTCAAGTTATGAACAATGGTTCTGGTCATGAGAATAATGCAGTTGTCTCTCCAGCAATGCTCCCCAACACCCAGAACTCAGTGGAATCTGACTTGGGCTCTGGCGTTGTTTACAAAGCATTGGATCACATACCTGGGTTAGCTACTCGATCAGTTCCTAATGTGCAACAACAAAACATCTTTGACCCAATTGGGAGTGTTGGACTACCCACACAACCTCTGCAGGAATCTATTTCTGATGCTGAGAACATGACTTCCAATCCTCCATACCAATTGTGGCAGGGTATAACATCTACAACTGCTTCAGACGATAAACTGAAGAAACAGGATGAAAATAGTGGATCTGGTAGCATCTCAAGTGCCTACTCTCAAGG GGTTTTGAACAATCTGACACAGGCACTGCAATCTTCTGGTGTGGATTTGTCCCAGGCCAGCATCTCGGTTCAAATTAATGTCGGGAGTCGAGTAGACAGTGGACTGACATCCATGGCATCTAGTTCAAAG GCACAATTGAACCAATCCTTGAACAATCAAATGACACAGACCCAAGTAAGCAGTTGTGATGAGGACTTTGAACCGGCTCATAAGCGGTTCAGAACAGGAGAAAGCTAG